A stretch of the Neptunomonas phycophila genome encodes the following:
- a CDS encoding SGNH/GDSL hydrolase family protein, whose amino-acid sequence MNQILIYSDSLTWGIIPDTRERLAFNKRWPGVFENALNSSGKNVRVIENCLNGRRTTWEDPFKEGRDGSQGVAQVIEMHSPLSLVVIMLGTNDFQVTHNNTAWLSAQGTGKIIQIIRQAPVEPGMPLPEIMVVAPPPITKPTGAIADKFDGAEKRGAGLAMELENIAKVHDTYFFNAGSVTKASVKDGIHLDEDQHQVLGKAIAQAVAERIDLW is encoded by the coding sequence ATGAATCAAATCCTTATCTACTCCGACAGCCTGACTTGGGGCATTATTCCTGATACTCGTGAGCGCTTGGCATTTAATAAGCGCTGGCCGGGGGTGTTTGAAAACGCGTTGAACTCGTCTGGGAAGAATGTACGTGTGATTGAAAACTGCCTCAATGGACGCCGGACAACATGGGAAGACCCTTTCAAAGAAGGCCGAGACGGTTCGCAAGGTGTTGCTCAAGTGATCGAAATGCACTCTCCATTGAGTTTGGTAGTCATCATGCTGGGTACTAATGACTTCCAAGTAACACACAACAATACTGCTTGGTTATCGGCTCAAGGCACGGGCAAAATCATTCAGATTATTCGTCAAGCACCGGTTGAGCCGGGCATGCCGTTACCGGAAATTATGGTCGTTGCCCCTCCACCCATTACAAAGCCAACGGGAGCTATTGCTGATAAGTTTGACGGGGCTGAGAAACGTGGCGCTGGTTTAGCGATGGAGTTAGAAAACATTGCCAAAGTACATGATACCTATTTTTTTAATGCGGGCAGTGTTACTAAGGCCAGCGTTAAAGATGGGATTCATTTAGACGAAGATCAACATCAGGTCTTAGGTAAGGCGATTGCGCAGGCCGTAGCTGAGCGAATAGACCTGTGGTAA
- the katG gene encoding catalase/peroxidase HPI, producing the protein MSNNKCPVMHGGATESSQSVTEWWPKTLNLDILHQHDVKTNPLGEDFDYREAVKSLDVAELKKDMHALMTDSQAWWPADWGHYGGLMIRTSWHAAGTYRLSDGRGGASTGNQRFAPLNSWPDNANTDKARRLLWPIKKKYGNKLSWADLITYAGTIAYESMGLKTFGFAFGREDIWHPEKDIYWGAEKEWLAPSGSEGSRYSGERDLENPLASVMMGLIYVNPEGVDGNPDPLKTAQDIRVTFERMAMNDEETVALTAGGHTVGKCHGNGSAEILGPEPEGAELEDQGLGWLNKTTRGIGRDTVTSGIEGAWTTNPTQWDNGYFELLLNHEWELKKSPAGAWQYEPINIKEEDKPVDVEDASIRHNPIMTDADMAMKMDPEYRKIAEKFYNNPDYFSEVFARAWFKLTHRDLGPKACYIGPDVPQEDLIWQDPIPAGNTDYDVDAVKAKIAASGLTVSEMVSTAWDSARTFRGSDKRGGANGARIRLAFQRAWEGNEPERLAKVLPVLEAIAAQTGASVADVIVLAGNVGVEQAAKAGGFDITVPFSPGRGDATEEMTDIESFDVLEPVHDGYRNWAKRDYVVSPEEMLLDRTQLMGLTAPEMTVLVGGMRVIGTNYAGTKHGVFTDREGALSNDFFVNLTDMNYTWKPYRKNLYEIRDRKTDQVKWTATSVDLVFGSNSILRAYAELYAQDDSKEKFVKDFVAAWTKVMNADRFDLV; encoded by the coding sequence ATGTCTAATAATAAATGCCCAGTTATGCACGGTGGCGCTACAGAAAGCAGCCAATCAGTAACCGAATGGTGGCCAAAAACATTAAATTTGGACATCTTGCACCAACATGATGTTAAAACGAATCCGCTAGGTGAAGACTTTGACTACCGCGAAGCGGTTAAATCCCTTGACGTTGCTGAATTGAAAAAAGACATGCACGCCTTGATGACTGACAGCCAAGCGTGGTGGCCTGCTGATTGGGGACATTACGGCGGCCTTATGATTCGTACTTCTTGGCATGCGGCGGGCACGTATCGTTTATCTGATGGTCGTGGTGGTGCATCTACCGGTAACCAGCGTTTTGCTCCACTAAACTCATGGCCTGATAACGCTAACACGGATAAAGCGCGTCGTTTGTTGTGGCCGATTAAAAAGAAATACGGCAACAAACTAAGTTGGGCAGACTTGATTACTTATGCAGGCACGATTGCGTATGAATCCATGGGGCTAAAAACGTTTGGGTTTGCATTTGGTCGCGAAGATATTTGGCATCCAGAAAAAGATATTTACTGGGGAGCTGAGAAAGAGTGGTTAGCGCCTAGTGGCAGTGAAGGTAGCCGTTATTCCGGAGAGCGCGACCTAGAGAACCCGCTTGCTTCAGTTATGATGGGATTGATTTATGTAAACCCTGAAGGGGTAGACGGTAACCCAGACCCACTAAAAACGGCTCAAGATATTCGCGTTACTTTTGAACGCATGGCCATGAACGATGAAGAGACTGTTGCGTTAACGGCAGGTGGCCATACGGTAGGTAAGTGCCACGGTAATGGCAGTGCAGAGATCCTAGGGCCTGAGCCAGAAGGCGCTGAATTAGAAGATCAAGGCTTGGGGTGGTTGAATAAAACCACGCGTGGTATTGGTCGCGATACGGTCACTAGTGGCATTGAAGGGGCGTGGACAACCAACCCGACACAATGGGATAACGGATACTTTGAGTTACTACTTAATCACGAATGGGAGTTGAAGAAGAGCCCAGCGGGTGCGTGGCAGTACGAGCCAATCAACATTAAAGAGGAAGACAAGCCTGTTGATGTAGAAGACGCATCAATCCGCCATAACCCCATCATGACCGATGCCGATATGGCCATGAAGATGGATCCAGAATACCGGAAAATAGCTGAGAAGTTTTACAATAACCCGGATTACTTCTCAGAGGTGTTTGCACGGGCGTGGTTTAAGTTAACTCACCGTGATTTAGGCCCTAAAGCGTGCTACATCGGCCCGGATGTACCACAAGAAGACCTAATTTGGCAGGACCCAATACCCGCAGGTAATACCGACTACGATGTTGATGCGGTAAAAGCAAAAATTGCAGCCAGCGGTTTAACCGTTAGCGAAATGGTGTCAACTGCGTGGGATAGCGCACGAACATTCCGTGGCTCTGATAAGCGCGGTGGTGCAAATGGTGCGCGCATACGCTTAGCTTTCCAACGAGCATGGGAAGGCAATGAACCGGAGCGTCTTGCTAAGGTGTTGCCTGTGCTTGAAGCGATAGCGGCTCAAACGGGTGCCAGTGTAGCGGATGTTATTGTGTTGGCGGGTAATGTCGGTGTTGAGCAAGCGGCTAAAGCGGGTGGTTTTGACATAACCGTTCCGTTCTCTCCTGGACGCGGAGATGCGACCGAAGAGATGACTGATATTGAATCATTCGATGTACTTGAACCAGTACATGATGGATACCGTAACTGGGCTAAGCGTGATTACGTAGTCAGCCCAGAAGAGATGTTGCTTGATCGCACTCAATTGATGGGACTAACCGCACCAGAAATGACCGTATTGGTTGGAGGTATGCGTGTAATAGGCACCAATTACGCTGGTACTAAACACGGTGTGTTTACTGACCGTGAAGGCGCATTGAGCAATGACTTCTTTGTGAACTTGACTGATATGAATTACACATGGAAGCCGTACCGCAAAAACCTTTATGAGATCCGCGACCGCAAAACGGATCAAGTTAAGTGGACCGCAACCAGTGTTGATTTAGTGTTTGGTTCTAACTCAATCTTACGCGCTTATGCAGAACTATATGCGCAGGATGACAGCAAAGAGAAGTTCGTGAAGGACTTTGTCGCTGCCTGGACCAAGGTTATGAACGCAGACCGGTTTGATTTGGTGTAA
- a CDS encoding AraC family transcriptional regulator yields MDKQITSQPDYSEWAHGPELITKQWTREPSQRFNPHQRPYQWHKHLRGQLLCIESGLIHVRTEKGTWVLPPHRAGWIPPDAMHSVHFCSALRGWSLLLTPDVCEALPASPCVIGISDVLRALTQRSKRWDKAEPLTVEHRRMLSVIVDEIRLTPHESLHLPMPQDSRLQKVTQALLDDPGNQKTVEEWAALGSVSSRTLRRLMRAETGLSFAKWQQQAKLNCALEMLARGVSVGDVSDKLGYSTPSNFIAMFRKAFGDSPKQYLMSR; encoded by the coding sequence GTGGATAAACAAATAACGTCTCAGCCGGATTACAGTGAGTGGGCGCATGGCCCCGAATTAATCACTAAACAATGGACGCGTGAGCCATCACAGCGTTTCAATCCTCATCAACGCCCTTATCAATGGCACAAGCACCTTCGTGGACAGCTTTTATGTATTGAGTCGGGCTTAATACACGTAAGAACCGAGAAAGGCACTTGGGTGTTACCTCCGCACCGCGCCGGTTGGATCCCTCCGGATGCCATGCACAGTGTTCACTTTTGCAGTGCATTGCGAGGGTGGTCGTTGTTGCTTACGCCTGATGTGTGTGAGGCGTTACCTGCTTCACCGTGCGTCATAGGTATTAGTGATGTATTAAGGGCGTTAACCCAGCGAAGCAAGCGGTGGGATAAGGCCGAACCATTAACCGTGGAACACAGGCGAATGCTGTCCGTGATAGTCGATGAAATAAGGCTTACGCCGCATGAATCACTCCATTTACCCATGCCTCAGGATTCCAGATTACAAAAGGTTACCCAAGCGCTGCTTGATGACCCGGGTAACCAAAAAACAGTTGAAGAATGGGCAGCGCTTGGCTCTGTCTCTTCTCGCACACTGCGACGCTTAATGCGAGCCGAAACGGGTTTAAGCTTTGCAAAATGGCAGCAACAAGCGAAGCTAAACTGCGCACTTGAGATGTTGGCGCGAGGAGTCTCTGTGGGCGATGTAAGCGATAAGTTAGGCTATTCGACCCCCAGTAATTTTATTGCGATGTTTAGAAAAGCCTTTGGTGATTCGCCTAAGCAGTACCTTATGAGCCGCTAA
- a CDS encoding sulfite exporter TauE/SafE family protein: protein MIEPLYIFYYVATGLGVGFLAGLVGVGGGGMTVPLFTVIFTLQGMDQNNVVHLALGSSMAGMIFTTFGSMRAHYQKANVDISMAIKMTLGVLVGTFIATFFASLVQGVYLAIFFSLFMMFVAYKMFLNPTYSSNPEPHGITGNTLSGLTIGSISALVSVSGAGLTVPYLMHQNFTIKKAIGTSAAIGFPVALSGTLGYLMNGWANTDWDNFTVGYIYLPAVFIFALSSYLATGVGVRLASHMPASALKKVIGILSVILSIKMLMSVM from the coding sequence ATGATTGAACCCTTGTATATTTTTTACTATGTGGCCACCGGTTTAGGTGTGGGTTTCTTAGCGGGTCTGGTAGGTGTAGGCGGCGGAGGTATGACCGTCCCGCTTTTCACCGTGATCTTTACATTACAAGGTATGGACCAAAATAACGTGGTGCATTTAGCGCTCGGATCATCCATGGCAGGCATGATATTCACTACCTTTGGCAGTATGCGCGCTCATTATCAGAAAGCGAATGTAGACATCTCCATGGCCATTAAAATGACCCTAGGTGTATTGGTAGGTACTTTTATTGCTACGTTTTTTGCATCGCTTGTACAAGGAGTTTATCTGGCTATATTTTTTAGCCTATTTATGATGTTTGTCGCCTATAAAATGTTCTTAAACCCCACCTATTCCTCAAACCCTGAACCTCATGGTATCACCGGGAATACGCTAAGCGGGTTAACCATTGGATCAATTTCGGCACTCGTGTCTGTTAGCGGCGCAGGTTTGACCGTGCCCTACTTAATGCATCAAAACTTTACTATTAAAAAAGCGATAGGGACATCAGCTGCCATTGGCTTTCCCGTCGCGCTATCAGGCACATTAGGGTACTTAATGAACGGGTGGGCAAATACAGACTGGGATAATTTTACAGTGGGATATATCTATTTACCGGCCGTCTTTATCTTTGCCTTAAGCAGTTATTTGGCAACCGGTGTAGGGGTTCGATTAGCTTCTCATATGCCGGCTTCAGCGTTAAAAAAAGTTATTGGGATCTTATCTGTGATATTGAGTATCAAAATGCTCATGTCCGTCATGTGA
- a CDS encoding ankyrin repeat domain-containing protein has protein sequence MKPVNSVLRVWVLLCVRCKLAISALLSVLVLAGCSSTPVNSYENYIMNNPSLVGVKRLVAEGKGINQVYFHGTPLCMAARKGDIPTMKYLISLGADLNLGNRLDSDFISPLHAAAAVGKDEAVKLLLIHGADTSLKNESGKTPLMMARDKRYWDVEQAGYDRTIAIFEAFEHIKPAWDEATQEDTEASYTAFIEQNPNTILQEVAIEKREAAMLRDSAPSPQEPRLATMAQSNDAPAIQPESVEPAAQTKIVASNEDNKVDAGMTQPAEVVKEEHAVEADDKASATSSPERRLLVEKEKFAVCKTYNVGTKTTAGCINVRLVSNDEACSGPGDSSCSDSMQGLCQAVGKQLGIPFDEFSSGLGTFASVDACVAACDKSYGKAWAQYGRKCLGLVSSF, from the coding sequence ATGAAGCCAGTTAATTCTGTGTTGCGCGTATGGGTCTTGTTGTGTGTTAGGTGCAAGCTGGCTATAAGCGCACTCTTGTCTGTTTTAGTGCTAGCCGGTTGCTCGTCTACCCCTGTTAATAGTTACGAAAACTATATTATGAATAACCCCAGCCTTGTGGGCGTTAAGCGCTTGGTGGCTGAGGGTAAAGGGATTAATCAGGTGTATTTTCATGGAACGCCCTTGTGTATGGCGGCCCGAAAAGGTGATATCCCTACCATGAAATACCTCATTTCGTTGGGGGCGGATCTAAATTTAGGTAACCGATTGGACAGTGATTTTATCAGCCCACTGCATGCCGCCGCTGCGGTAGGTAAAGACGAAGCCGTTAAATTATTATTGATTCATGGGGCGGATACGTCTTTAAAAAATGAGAGCGGTAAAACGCCTCTGATGATGGCAAGAGATAAGCGGTATTGGGATGTCGAGCAAGCGGGGTATGATCGTACAATCGCGATATTTGAGGCTTTTGAGCACATTAAACCTGCATGGGATGAGGCTACGCAAGAAGATACCGAAGCATCTTACACGGCATTTATTGAGCAGAACCCTAATACTATTTTACAAGAGGTAGCTATCGAAAAGCGTGAGGCGGCCATGTTGCGTGACTCAGCTCCTAGCCCGCAAGAGCCGCGTTTAGCAACGATGGCACAAAGTAACGATGCGCCTGCGATACAGCCTGAGTCGGTAGAGCCTGCAGCACAAACAAAAATTGTTGCCTCCAATGAAGATAACAAAGTGGATGCTGGCATGACTCAACCAGCCGAGGTAGTAAAAGAGGAGCACGCGGTTGAGGCTGATGATAAGGCGTCGGCAACATCAAGTCCTGAACGTCGGTTACTGGTAGAAAAGGAGAAGTTCGCGGTTTGTAAAACGTATAATGTTGGTACTAAAACAACCGCGGGCTGTATCAATGTTCGGCTGGTTAGCAATGATGAGGCGTGCTCAGGCCCCGGTGATAGTAGCTGCTCTGATTCGATGCAAGGACTGTGTCAGGCGGTTGGTAAACAACTAGGGATTCCATTTGATGAGTTTTCTTCTGGGTTGGGAACCTTTGCGAGCGTTGACGCCTGTGTAGCAGCCTGTGATAAAAGTTACGGAAAAGCATGGGCGCAGTATGGGCGTAAATGCTTAGGGCTTGTTTCTAGTTTTTGA
- a CDS encoding tellurite resistance TerB family protein, whose amino-acid sequence MFDAQALLNQFLGANSNDKIQKGKDYLAKNSGSLASGAAAGGLAGYLLGSKKGKKIAKKAATYGGMALVAGLAYKAYTGYQQNKQMGSASPVEPEAIPEPPMHSGFRIEDQSESDNFCATLVSAMIAAAKADGHIDSAEHQAIFAKIEELGLDNDQKAFLFDQLNRPLDIDSLVAAAATKEQAVEVYVASIMAIEIDSPAEKAYLSMLAARLDLEEELVDHIHSTLSETVV is encoded by the coding sequence ATGTTTGATGCACAAGCGCTGCTAAACCAATTTTTAGGTGCTAATAGCAACGATAAAATACAAAAAGGCAAAGATTACCTCGCTAAAAACTCAGGAAGCCTAGCGAGCGGAGCTGCCGCAGGTGGCTTAGCTGGGTATTTACTAGGCTCTAAAAAGGGTAAAAAAATAGCCAAGAAAGCGGCCACATACGGCGGTATGGCACTCGTTGCTGGTCTTGCTTATAAAGCGTACACCGGTTATCAACAAAACAAGCAAATGGGTTCTGCCTCCCCTGTAGAGCCCGAGGCTATCCCTGAGCCACCTATGCATTCAGGTTTTCGAATCGAAGACCAAAGCGAGAGCGATAACTTTTGCGCTACCTTAGTCAGCGCCATGATTGCCGCAGCCAAAGCGGATGGGCACATAGACAGCGCCGAGCACCAAGCTATCTTCGCTAAAATCGAAGAGCTGGGTCTGGATAACGACCAAAAAGCATTTTTATTCGACCAACTCAACCGCCCATTGGACATCGATAGCTTAGTAGCCGCTGCTGCAACCAAAGAGCAAGCCGTTGAAGTCTATGTCGCTTCCATTATGGCCATAGAGATCGACTCCCCCGCTGAAAAAGCCTACCTTTCAATGCTAGCCGCACGCTTAGATTTGGAAGAAGAATTGGTAGACCATATTCACTCTACGCTGAGTGAAACGGTGGTGTAA
- a CDS encoding autotransporter-associated beta strand repeat-containing protein, whose product MKTDYKRAKQALQYTTVVTVSAMMLTACINDNDSNSNKAASKPTMPTGLGYEADIELPVVQYPLPTNQNLPLNDGDGRFYRDNNPLLTALAGINDIWKGTTEQWQTTAGSYTDEDNGYKAGDGPNPHNAANGQPSDYVTEGTEIVDAASWEANIKYVEDVTRERTDDQALWAFVDDYRSKSYSTIDGFGPLTEDYANNSGAFAESAAPIYLTDVLDAGDGINATGYAKGDNDSYSTYGGQTDTPLGDVVKLAQVFRDSYASTSGPKYIFGTPRPWRMNSKGETNFQSVQTLNCIDGSSSTREVKEYRIDKYETNVSVVPGLDCGRRAHSSSHEADLLYTETTENRRKDNGYPSGHTNAGILAATAYAYANPERFIQHVLRGSQLGENRIVAGMHSPADVMGGRIQALIVASWALNNRPEEAAAARANFVNYFGAKASDAGMSLYDYSNREVTQGSFRDGDELTLNVFNNNWFADKADAKALHTERMTYGFPQTGDTTLAPIVPEGAEALIASRFPYLSDQQRRAVLASTEIESGYPLLDASNGWGRINLAVAGDGYGSFDGDVNVYMNAAEEGFNALDNWGNDITGAGKLTKRGTGTLMLSGDNSYSGGTIVEAGVLSAQSTTAFGTGTVYVSEGDVKVDAQGALEVTDLMVESAGTLSIEMDADSTQVNVAETAYIDGATLVLTFNQAPTAGTEYTLLTASNIGGEFANVDADQVTINLTYNDNSIVATVE is encoded by the coding sequence ATGAAAACCGATTATAAACGTGCGAAGCAAGCCCTTCAGTACACCACCGTGGTAACCGTCAGTGCCATGATGCTTACTGCTTGCATCAACGATAATGACAGCAATAGTAATAAAGCAGCCTCAAAGCCAACAATGCCGACAGGTTTAGGCTACGAAGCCGACATCGAATTGCCCGTTGTCCAATACCCATTACCAACAAATCAGAACCTTCCTTTAAATGATGGTGATGGCCGCTTCTATCGTGATAACAACCCGCTACTCACAGCACTGGCAGGGATTAACGACATTTGGAAAGGCACCACCGAACAATGGCAAACCACAGCCGGTAGTTACACTGATGAAGATAACGGCTACAAGGCAGGTGACGGCCCCAACCCACACAATGCAGCCAACGGCCAGCCAAGTGACTATGTAACAGAAGGGACTGAAATCGTCGATGCCGCCTCTTGGGAAGCGAACATTAAATACGTTGAAGACGTGACCAGAGAACGTACCGATGACCAAGCTCTGTGGGCTTTTGTCGACGACTACCGTTCTAAAAGCTACAGCACCATTGATGGCTTTGGTCCATTAACCGAAGACTACGCGAACAACTCTGGTGCCTTTGCCGAATCGGCTGCACCCATTTACCTTACAGACGTACTCGACGCAGGCGATGGCATTAATGCTACCGGTTACGCCAAAGGCGACAATGACAGCTACTCTACTTACGGTGGCCAAACGGATACCCCACTCGGTGATGTAGTCAAGTTGGCTCAAGTCTTCCGTGACTCGTATGCATCAACCAGTGGCCCCAAGTATATTTTTGGCACGCCACGCCCATGGCGCATGAACAGCAAGGGTGAAACGAACTTCCAAAGCGTACAAACGCTCAACTGTATCGACGGCTCATCATCCACACGCGAAGTGAAGGAATACCGCATCGATAAATACGAAACCAATGTCAGCGTTGTACCCGGTTTAGACTGTGGCCGCCGCGCTCACTCAAGCAGCCACGAAGCCGATCTGCTATATACCGAAACAACCGAAAACCGTCGTAAAGATAATGGCTACCCTTCTGGCCATACCAATGCGGGTATTCTGGCAGCAACCGCCTACGCTTACGCCAACCCAGAGCGTTTTATCCAACACGTTTTACGTGGCTCACAGCTAGGTGAAAACCGCATCGTAGCGGGAATGCACTCCCCTGCTGATGTCATGGGCGGTCGTATACAAGCCCTTATTGTCGCGTCGTGGGCGCTCAATAACCGCCCAGAAGAAGCGGCAGCGGCACGCGCTAACTTTGTAAACTATTTTGGAGCTAAAGCTTCAGATGCAGGGATGAGCTTGTACGATTACTCAAACCGCGAAGTAACTCAAGGAAGCTTCCGTGACGGTGACGAATTAACGCTTAATGTCTTTAATAACAACTGGTTTGCTGACAAAGCAGACGCAAAAGCACTCCATACGGAACGCATGACCTACGGCTTTCCTCAGACCGGTGACACGACACTAGCCCCTATCGTACCTGAAGGAGCTGAAGCCCTAATCGCCTCTCGCTTTCCTTATCTATCCGATCAGCAACGTCGTGCGGTACTCGCTAGCACCGAGATCGAATCCGGTTATCCGCTGCTAGACGCATCCAACGGGTGGGGTCGAATCAACTTAGCCGTTGCTGGTGACGGTTACGGATCATTTGACGGCGATGTTAATGTATACATGAACGCCGCTGAAGAAGGTTTTAACGCATTAGATAACTGGGGTAATGACATCACAGGAGCCGGCAAACTCACGAAACGAGGTACGGGTACCCTTATGCTCTCGGGTGATAACAGCTACAGCGGCGGCACCATTGTTGAAGCAGGCGTGCTTAGCGCACAATCAACAACCGCGTTTGGGACAGGAACAGTCTACGTTTCAGAAGGTGATGTGAAAGTCGATGCGCAAGGCGCACTGGAAGTAACAGACCTAATGGTAGAAAGCGCTGGCACATTATCGATAGAAATGGATGCGGACAGCACTCAGGTAAACGTTGCTGAAACCGCCTATATCGACGGTGCCACGCTGGTACTCACGTTCAACCAGGCACCAACTGCAGGTACAGAATACACGCTGCTAACAGCCAGTAACATTGGTGGTGAGTTTGCTAATGTTGATGCAGACCAAGTCACAATCAACCTGACTTACAACGACAACAGCATAGTAGCCACAGTGGAATAA
- a CDS encoding LysE family translocator: protein MENYLIYVGVAIATILLPGPAVMLTLNNSIQRGILKSLAGILGIALAILLVAIISATSLGIVLASSAIAFNIIKIVGAAYLIYLGIKMFRSEAANNNLFKKQEGSFFKCFMEGFLVSVSNPKAVIFFMSIFPQFIDLTQEYTPQFILLAVTFSFLVIVIHTIYAVSASFAKSKLSSQKGSSLLNKISGGVFVSFGVGLAASSK from the coding sequence ATGGAAAATTATCTAATATATGTAGGTGTTGCAATTGCTACCATTCTCTTGCCTGGGCCTGCTGTAATGCTAACTTTAAATAATTCTATTCAAAGGGGAATATTAAAATCATTAGCCGGAATTCTTGGCATTGCTTTAGCAATTTTGTTAGTAGCGATTATTTCTGCCACAAGTTTAGGTATCGTATTAGCCAGTTCAGCTATTGCTTTTAATATAATTAAAATTGTTGGAGCTGCTTACCTTATTTATCTAGGCATAAAAATGTTCCGTAGTGAGGCTGCTAATAATAATCTCTTTAAAAAGCAAGAAGGATCATTTTTTAAATGTTTCATGGAAGGTTTTTTGGTTTCGGTCTCAAACCCAAAAGCCGTTATCTTCTTTATGTCAATATTTCCTCAATTTATCGATTTGACTCAGGAATATACACCACAGTTCATTTTATTGGCTGTTACGTTTAGTTTTTTAGTAATTGTTATTCATACCATTTATGCTGTTTCCGCGTCTTTTGCTAAATCAAAGCTTTCGTCTCAGAAAGGTAGCTCTCTGCTAAATAAAATAAGCGGCGGTGTTTTTGTTAGTTTTGGTGTTGGCTTAGCAGCGTCAAGTAAATAG
- a CDS encoding type II toxin-antitoxin system ParD family antitoxin, translating to MAKNTSITLGDYFDGFIANQIESGRYSSASEVIRAGLRALEDSESKLSALRQMLTDGEESGTTEYSYDSFIAELDDESGQ from the coding sequence ATGGCCAAAAACACGAGCATAACCCTTGGTGATTACTTTGATGGCTTCATTGCAAACCAGATAGAGAGTGGTCGCTATAGCTCTGCAAGCGAAGTTATCCGCGCTGGATTGAGAGCACTTGAAGATAGCGAAAGTAAGCTTTCCGCACTGCGTCAAATGCTTACTGACGGCGAAGAAAGTGGGACAACGGAATATAGTTATGACAGCTTTATAGCAGAACTTGATGACGAAAGCGGCCAATGA
- a CDS encoding type II toxin-antitoxin system RelE/ParE family toxin has translation MSAFTLTQRAKSDLKAIAKFTENHWGRAHRNIYIKQFDEAFHMLAGSPSMGKNCDFIKFGYHKFPQGSHIIFYKVVPNRTIEIIRILHKNMDVASRLSDS, from the coding sequence ATGAGTGCATTTACTCTAACCCAGCGAGCCAAAAGCGATTTGAAGGCTATCGCTAAATTTACAGAAAATCACTGGGGACGAGCACACCGTAACATTTACATTAAGCAGTTTGATGAAGCTTTTCATATGCTGGCTGGCTCTCCCTCAATGGGGAAAAACTGTGACTTTATTAAGTTTGGGTACCATAAATTCCCTCAAGGAAGTCACATAATTTTCTACAAAGTAGTACCAAATAGAACCATAGAAATAATACGAATATTACATAAAAATATGGACGTAGCTTCAAGGCTTAGTGACTCATAA
- a CDS encoding DUF3592 domain-containing protein: protein MKRKTQKDNTKLTRFILYFFLIAMLFFIYLMSKNFTKSISGNIKSISWVQVDADLLNASIKITQGSTNSSSRTKYTYYAPQVSYKYNFNDTSCIGRKVAWIEGGDDSKLRNLAYGFVYNFEHNIPIKVFINPEQPCESIVDRTIHWSKLTTMGIILIITTLFASGIVYLLVKTSKK, encoded by the coding sequence ATGAAGAGGAAAACTCAAAAAGACAATACTAAATTGACTAGGTTTATTTTATATTTCTTTCTTATAGCTATGTTGTTTTTCATTTATTTGATGTCAAAAAATTTTACAAAATCAATATCCGGTAACATTAAATCTATTAGCTGGGTTCAAGTAGATGCAGATCTGTTGAATGCTTCTATTAAAATAACTCAAGGTTCAACTAACTCCTCAAGTCGAACCAAATACACTTATTACGCCCCTCAGGTTTCTTATAAATATAATTTTAATGATACAAGCTGTATTGGCAGAAAAGTGGCATGGATAGAAGGTGGAGATGACAGTAAACTGAGAAATTTAGCTTACGGTTTCGTATATAACTTTGAACATAACATACCCATCAAAGTTTTTATAAACCCTGAACAGCCTTGTGAATCTATAGTCGATAGGACTATACACTGGTCAAAGTTAACGACTATGGGGATTATATTAATTATTACAACACTTTTTGCTAGCGGTATTGTTTACTTATTAGTTAAAACCTCAAAAAAGTAG